The sequence CCAGGTGCTGGCGCTGGCGTACAAATCGGGTGCGGCCTGGAACGAAAGCGCCTACGCCAACAAGGAATTCGACGGCCTCCTCGACAAGGCGCTCGCCACCCCCGACGCCAAGGCCCGCAAGGAGATCATGGCTGAGATCGAGCAGAATTTGCGCGACTCAGGCATCATCATCCAGCCTTACTGGCGCTCGGTGTACCGGACCTATCGCAAGGGGGTGGAGGGCTGCGAGCAGCACCAGGCGCTGGAGCAGCACTTTGAGAAGGTTTGGATTGAGGGGTGAGCCCTTTCCATTCCTGGGTTCCTCGCCCCCCACGGAAGTGGGGAGAGGTGGCCCGGCGAAGCCGGGACGGAGCGGGGGACGCCCTCCGCGAAGCCAAAACCTTATCCGGCATTGGGCTGGATGAAAGGAAGCCCTGTCGGAAGATTCGAAACTAACCTCCCAACGCCGCGCTGGCCCCTCTCCGTCCCGGCTTCGCCGGGCCACCTCTCCCCACTTCGTGGGGCGAGGAACCAGCGCTCTACCGTCCACCCCACACGCACCTCTGAAAATGTTGCTGGAGGCGCTGTTGCGGGTTCCGCATCCCCCCTCACCGCCCACCCCTCACCAACGTCCAGATCCACCCGACAAAAGTCAGCACCAGGAACGGATAGCCTGCCGCCGGCAGTGGCGCCGAGGTCGGCAGCAGGGGCGTGCCCCACAGGATCATGCCAGCCGAGACGACAAATAGCAGGGCGGCCACGAGCGCGGTAAGCCGCATCCACAGCGCAAACGTGCTCGGCGCGCTGACTAGGACCAGCCCCGCCGCCCACAGCGAGATGCCGCCGACATAGGAGGGCACGCTGGCCTCCAGCCCCGCCGCATTGCCTGATAGCAGCAGGCTCTCGCCGGCCAGGAAGGTGAGGAAGCCCGCGGCGACGCAGTCATTGCCGACCCGCTGGTATTTCATGGTGAGCAGCGCGGTGGCCACCACGAGTGCCACGCCGTCGATCGTCCACAGCGTTTCGCGCAGCGGTGCGCTGGCGACGAAGGTGCCGACGAGGCCGAAGGCGCCGCCGATGGCGAGGCCGATTGCGGCGGCGGTGTCCGACGTGGTGCGCATGTGATGTTTCCCCCAAGCTGCCTGAGGATACCGCAGGGCGGGGTCTGATCCAATGCCCGCCGATGGCGAGGCGCTGTTGCCGGTTTGAAGTCCCCGCGCGGTGCCGCTGTCAGCTGGAAATTGCCAAGGCAGTGAAGGAGAAAAAGGCGCAGACTGGGAAAGAACGGTCCGCGGCGCCCGCGCGCCGACAAGGTTGGCCTTGCCCGAGAACCGATATTGGTGCATCGCAGCAGGCCCCTTTACGCTTGCCTTGAAGCCATCCTATTTTGGACGGTCGCAGCCGCGGTGGGCATGGAATGTCGGTACTGCCTTTCCTGAGAATTTACACACCGCTCAACGCGGTGCTGGCTGCGCCTGGGTTGCTGGCGGTGGCTGCGCTCACGATACCAGGCCTGTCCGGACGAAGCACACTGGCTCTGGCTGCCCTGCTTGCCGTCATCTGGGGCGCCTATCTCCTGCAACTGGCCGCGACGCTGCTCAAGCGCCGGGCGGGAGACCTTCGGGACAGGACGCCCAAAATCGCCATCGATGTGCTCGCGGTCTTGGTTCCGCTCGCCGCATTTCTGCTCGTCGGCACGCCCGACCGGAGCCTCTACTGTGCTGTCTGGCTGCTGAAACCGCTGCGCGACTCGACCTTCTTCCCGGTGCTGGGCAGGGTCCTGGCCAACGAAGCGCGCAACCTGATCGGCGTCACCACGCTTTTCGGCGTCGTTCTGTTCGCTGTCGCGCTCGCGGCCTATGTCGTCGAGCGCGACATCCAACCGGAAAAGTTCGGCAGCATCCCCCAGGCCATGTGGTGGGCGGTGGTCACGCTTTCCACCACCGGCTATGGCGACACCATTCCGCAAAGCTTCGCCGGCCGCGTCCTTGCCGGGGCGGTCATGATGAGTGGCATCGGCATCTTCGGGCTCTGGGCCGGCATTCTTGCCACGGGCTTCTATCAGGAGATCCGTCGCGAGGATTTCGTCCGCAATTGGCAATTGGTCGCCACCGTGCCGTTGTTTCAGAAGCTCGGCCCGGCCGTGCTGGTCGAGATCGTGCGCGCGTTGAGACCGCGCACGCTGCCGGCGGGCGCTGTGATCTTCCGCAATGGTGAGGTCGGTGATCGGATGTTCTTCGTCGTCGAGGGGCGCGTCAGCGTCGCGACGCCGAGCCCGGTGGAGCTCGGTCCCGGCGCCTTCTTCGGCGAGATGGCGCTGATCACCGGGGAACGGCGTTCAGCGACCGTCAGCGCCGCAACAGAGGTCTCACTCCTGTCGCTGCACGCGGCCGATTTTCAGATGTTGTGCAGCAGCAGCCCGGAGATCGCGGAAATCATCCGCAAGACCGCGCTTGAGCGCCGCGGCGCGGCACCGACGGCTTGATGCCAATCGTGCAGCTTCGGTGTCGCGGCGGCGGGGGCTTGGGCGCCGGCGGCAGGTCCGCGCTGAGCGGATGCCGCCGACATATGAGGGCACGCTGGCCTCCAGCCCCACCGCATTGCCTGCAGCAGCAGGCTCTCGCCGGCCAAGGAAGGAAGCCCGCGGCGACGCGGTCATTGCCGAGCCGCTGGCATTTCATGGTGATCAGAGCGTTCGCCGCCACGGGGCGACATGCCGTCGATCGTCCAGGGGCGTTTCGCGCAGCGGAGCGCTGGCGACGAAGGTGCCTGAGGTGGAGCGCATGGGATGTCTTACAAGGAGAGGGTACGCCAAGGCGAGCCAGTCTCAATGAGAGATACATGGCCCATGGGAGGTCTATTGAACAATATGAGGCGATGGCAGTCAGGCAATTCCAGTTGGCTCGAAGTCTGCCAGTGAAGGTATTAAGCTGCCAAAGAAACCCAGGCGAGCACAATCTCCCGCAATGTCGGACGATTCCCGGCCGCCAGCGTCGGCCACACTGATCGCGTGCACGAAGCCAGACTACCGATCGTTCTAAACTCTCGACCAAACACGGGCGGGTTAGATAATGATTCTAGATTGAAGTGCGTCAGAACGCTACAGCGCCGGCCAATCCCGTAGAAATTTAGCTGGCAATTATTTGGTTCTTTACCTATTGCTAAAACAACCTATGAAAAGCCAGACACCTCATCAGGGCAAAGAAATATTCATGACATCATTCGTCGATCCGAGTACCGTAACGACTACAGTAGTCGCCGACCTGGTCAAAGCTTCCTTCAATGCCACCGTCAGAGGCGCCTCTTCGACAATTCGCCATGCCTGGAATAAGGTATTCGAAGACTTCGCGCCATACATGGAGGAGACGTATAAAAGAAATAGGAACATTCGAATTCTATGCAAAAAGATAGTGACGTAGACTTGTACGACGTTTTTGTTCACTCAAAATTTAAGTCTGCGGACAATTTGATTTCAGATAGAAAATTGATCGAAAAGTTTATAGAGGGGAAAAATATAGTTATAAATGGCAATGGCGGTGCAGGAAAGACATTTTTTATGCGCCACCTTTGGTTAACGATATTTTCGAATCCAGGTGCGTTGACACCTATATTCTTAGAACTGCGGCAACTGAGCGATCTTACCAAAATTGATTTAAAGACCTTCATCAGGCGGACCATCTCTAATCATCGAGAATTAAGTGAGGATCTATTCGAGCACTTCTGTCAGCAAGGTAGATTTTGCTTCTTGCTTGACGGGTTTGACGAGATAGCTCAAGAGCATAGGGAAGAGCTGCAAAAGCAAATACTTTTGCTTTCCTCTATATATAATAAGTGTTCGTTTGCCGTATCAAGCCGTTTTGAGAAAAGGTTTGCTGGATGGCAGAATTTTGAGATATTTGAGTCAGCGCCATTTGAGCTAGATCAAGTTAAATCGCTGGTCGAGAAGGTTCCATTTGACCAAGAGTCTAAGAAAACTTTTCTCAAGAAGCTCACTCCTGAGTTTTTTAGCCAGAACAAAAGCTTCTTGTCTAATCCGCTTCTCGCCATAATGATGATGATGACGTTTCGAGAGAACATGGACATTCCTCGAAGAATGAATATATTTTACGATCAGGCATTCAATACTCTATATCAGTGGCATGACGCGACTAAGGCGTATAGCCGGTCTAAAGCGCTCGATATCGAGGACTTTCAGAAATCATTCGGAATGTTTTGTTTACTTTCTTACTATAAACAGTCATTTGAATTCACTAAGTCGGAGATAATAAATTATATATCACTCAGCAGTAAGTTTTGTGCGTTTGCGCACTCTCCAGAAGATATATTGGAAGACTACGAAGAATCGGTAAACCTTATCAAGCAGGATGGACTGAAGTACACGTTCATTCACAGATCATTTCAGGAATATTTCGCAGCCTACGCACTAGTTAGAATTGTTCCCGACAAATTCGGCGAATTTCTCACAGAGATAAAGAAAAGAACAAGTGACAATATAATTGCTATGTGTTTTGAGATGAACCCGCGTCTGGTGGTTAAGGAGTATATCGTTCCTGAGATCAAACGTTTTGATGATAAGAAGTTATTTTCTATAAAGAGATCGGAGCCGTTCTATTTTCTCAACCGAACCAAGTCAATTTACACATATATGGTTTCTTACGTGCCGCGAAATACACGCCGGCGCGTAAAATCGGTTACCGAAGGCATGTCGATGGAGATGTCTGAGGAGTTTTCGTATTTTATTGAAAATGTCGGTCGAATTATGGGAAAAAGAACGTCGTCGTTTATCAGAAATTTCAGTCGAGAGCTGCTTTTTGAGCGAGATATGTTCAGGATCTTTGAACCGGTACAGGGGATTACGTCACCGGTTGACGTCTCTGTGCGAGTTACATTTACCCCTGATAAGATAGAGTCGGCGGTTGATTTTGAAAATACACGACCTGACAACGCGGCACAGATAGAGGATCAGATAGCCGTTGAGGTCGACAAATCCAGTGAGTGTTTTTCGAAGGTGGAAGCTCGTATCCGAACGGAAATGAAAGCAATGGAGACGTGGTGTCGAAGTGAGATTGCTAAGGCGGAAAAAGGGGGACGCTCGCTGAACGAGATATTGGGAATTGATTGAGGGGGCCCAATCAGTCAACTCTGTAGCCGCTTCTCAATCCCCCATCTTCAAGGCCTGGATAAACGCCTCCTGCGGAATATCGACCTTGCCGAACTGCCGCATCCGCTTCTTGCCTTCTTTCTGCTTGTCCAGCAGCTTGCGTTTGCGCGAGACGTCGCCGCCGTAGCATTTGGCGGTCACATCCTTGCGCAGCGCCGAGATGGTTTCGCGGGCAATGACCTTGCCGCCGATCGCGGCCTGGATCGGGATCTTGAACAAATGGTGCGGGATCAGCTCCTTCAGCTTCTCGCACATCTGCCTTCCGCGCTTTTCCGCCGCCGTGCGGTGCACCAGCATGGACAGCGCGTCGACCGGCTCCTCATTGACCAGGATCGACATCTTCACCAGATCGCCCTCGCGATAGTCGGTCAGGTGATAGTCGAACGAGGCATAGCCCTTGGAGATCGACTTCAGGCGATCATAGAAGTCGAACACCACTTCGTTGAGCGGCAGATCGTAGGTCAGCATGGCGCGTTTGCCGACATAGGACAGGTCGGCCTGGATGCCGCGCCGGTCCTGGCAGAGCTTTAGAATGCCGCCGAGATAGTCGTCGGGCGTCAATATGGTGGCGCGGATCCACGGCTCCTCGATCGCCGAAATCTTCACCACGTCGGGCATGTCGGCCGGATTGTGCAACTCCTTCACCGAGCCGTCATTGAGCAACAGCCGGTAGACGACGCTCGGTGCGGTGGCGATCAGGTCGAGGTTGAACTCGCGCTCCAGCCGCTCCTGGATGATTTCCAGATGCAGCAAGCCGAGGAAGCCGCAGCGATAGCCGAAGCCGAGCGCGGCACTGGTTTCCATCTCATAAGAGAAAGAAGCGTCGTTGAGGCGCAATTTGCCGACGGCGGCGCGCAGATCCTCGAAATCGGCGGCGTCGACCGGGAACAGGCCGCAGAACACCACCGGCTGCGCCGGCTTGAAGCCGGGCAGGGCATGCGCGGTGGCGCGCTTGTCCTCGGTGATGGTGTCGCCGACGCGCGTGTCGGCCACTTCCTTGATCGAGCCGGTGAAGAAGCCGAATTCGCCGGGGCCAAGCTCGTCGACATTGATGCGGGCCGGCGTGAACACGCCGGTGCGCTCGACCAGATATTTGGCGCCGGTGCCCATCATGCGGATGGTCTGGCCCTTCTTTAAGACGCCGTCGATGATGCGCACCAGCACGATGACGCCGAGATAGGCGTCGTACCAGCTGTCGACCAGCATCGCCTTCAGGGGGGCTGTCGCATCGCCCTCGCGCGGCGGCGGCAATTGGTGAACGATGGCTTCCAGCACATCGGGAATGCCGAGCCCGGTCTTGGCCGAGATCAGCACGGCGTTGGAAGCGTCGATGCCGATCACCTCCTCGACCTGCTCGCGGATGCGCTCCGGCTCGGCGGCCGGCAGGTCGACCTTGTTCAGCACCACGACGATCTCGTGGTTGTTGTCGATCGCCTGGTAGACATTGGCCAGCGTCTGCGCCTCGACGCCCTGGCTGGCGTCGACGACCAGCAGCGAACCCTCGCAGGCGGCCAGCGAACGCGACACTTCATAGGCGAAGTCGACGTGGCCGGGCGTGTCGATGAGGTTGAGGATATAGTCCTCGCCATTGTTGGCGCGGTATTTCAGCCGCACCGTCTGCGCCTTGATGGTGATGCCGCGCTCGCGCTCGATATCCATCGAGTCCAGCACCTGCTCCTTCATGTCGCGCAGTTCCAGCCCGCCGGTGGACTGGATCAGCCGGTCGGCAAGCGTGGATTTGCCATGGTCGATATGGGCGACGATGGAGAAATTGCGGATGTGGTCGAGGGGCGTGCTCATCCGCGCGCTTTAGCAGGGGCGGAAAGCTGCGGCAAGCGGCGGCCTTTGCCGACCGTTTCGGTCGGATCGCGGGAATATCGATAAATTTTAACCAAACGCGTTAGAGCATAATTTGCAACCTGTATGTTAGCCCTGCAGGATATTCTATTGAAAGGGCAGGAAATGCGGGGGGTTGTAGTCAGGTTCCTGGGGTCGCGCCGCGCTCGATGATGCCATTGTTCTTTCTCACCCTGCTGCCGATTATATCCGCGGTCGGCTTTTCGGTCGACTATACCAGCGCGATCCAAACCCGGTCCAACCAGCAGCAGGCGCTGGATGCCGCGCTGCTGTCGATCACCACCATGGACACCACCTCGACGCTGGCGCAGCGCCAGACGGCGCTGCAGGATTCCTTCATCGCCAATGGTGGCCAGGGCACTGCGACGCTGAACAATTTTGTGGCTGGTACCACCACCGCCGCCGCCACCGGCCAGGCCACGGCAACTTTCTCCATGCCGACCATCTTCATGAAGATCGCCAGGATCGACTCCGTCCCGGTTGCCGTCGTGGCGGCGGTCAGCAAGCCGCCGGCGCTGGTCAATGCGACCTTCAAGATCTCCAAGGTGTCGGGCTGGTGGAACAAGACGATGACGCTCTACGGCACCCAATTTGGAGCGACGGCGGCCAAGCCGCTGATGTCCATCGAGTATACCTATAACGGCTTCGGGGATCCGAAGGGCTACGGCACCACGAACGTGTATACGATCACCAACAATGGTGGCGCAGACATCAAGACGCTCGTCCAGTCGCAGGTTTGCACCACCGCCAGGGTGAACAATTTCAACAATCTCCCCGCCGGTGCGATCACGCAGACCAGCGGCAGCACCAAATATCTGACAACCTGCGTCGACACCATGTATCCGGCCAACGGCTCCGGCGCGGCGATCGATGTCAGCCAGATGGGTGGCCTCTCTCTGCAGATGTACGTGCCATCGGGCAACCCGCAATACCTCACATCGGACGATGCGAGCACCTCCAACCGACTCTATAGCGGGGTGGACGCGAACTCCCTGGTCGAGACCGCGACCGGGACGAAGGTCGACATCTTCGCCATCGTGCCTTGTGGCGTCACCAGCTATCAAGCCTGGGAAGATGGTGGCACAACGGTGCCGACTCCGTCCTCAAATGCCGACTTTTTCTACAACGTCACCGGCAAGTGCGACTTCAACAAGCGGCCCTCGGACACAGCGCTG is a genomic window of Mesorhizobium huakuii containing:
- a CDS encoding cyclic nucleotide-gated potassium channel; this encodes MSVLPFLRIYTPLNAVLAAPGLLAVAALTIPGLSGRSTLALAALLAVIWGAYLLQLAATLLKRRAGDLRDRTPKIAIDVLAVLVPLAAFLLVGTPDRSLYCAVWLLKPLRDSTFFPVLGRVLANEARNLIGVTTLFGVVLFAVALAAYVVERDIQPEKFGSIPQAMWWAVVTLSTTGYGDTIPQSFAGRVLAGAVMMSGIGIFGLWAGILATGFYQEIRREDFVRNWQLVATVPLFQKLGPAVLVEIVRALRPRTLPAGAVIFRNGEVGDRMFFVVEGRVSVATPSPVELGPGAFFGEMALITGERRSATVSAATEVSLLSLHAADFQMLCSSSPEIAEIIRKTALERRGAAPTA
- a CDS encoding NACHT domain-containing protein; translation: MQKDSDVDLYDVFVHSKFKSADNLISDRKLIEKFIEGKNIVINGNGGAGKTFFMRHLWLTIFSNPGALTPIFLELRQLSDLTKIDLKTFIRRTISNHRELSEDLFEHFCQQGRFCFLLDGFDEIAQEHREELQKQILLLSSIYNKCSFAVSSRFEKRFAGWQNFEIFESAPFELDQVKSLVEKVPFDQESKKTFLKKLTPEFFSQNKSFLSNPLLAIMMMMTFRENMDIPRRMNIFYDQAFNTLYQWHDATKAYSRSKALDIEDFQKSFGMFCLLSYYKQSFEFTKSEIINYISLSSKFCAFAHSPEDILEDYEESVNLIKQDGLKYTFIHRSFQEYFAAYALVRIVPDKFGEFLTEIKKRTSDNIIAMCFEMNPRLVVKEYIVPEIKRFDDKKLFSIKRSEPFYFLNRTKSIYTYMVSYVPRNTRRRVKSVTEGMSMEMSEEFSYFIENVGRIMGKRTSSFIRNFSRELLFERDMFRIFEPVQGITSPVDVSVRVTFTPDKIESAVDFENTRPDNAAQIEDQIAVEVDKSSECFSKVEARIRTEMKAMETWCRSEIAKAEKGGRSLNEILGID
- the lepA gene encoding translation elongation factor 4 — translated: MSTPLDHIRNFSIVAHIDHGKSTLADRLIQSTGGLELRDMKEQVLDSMDIERERGITIKAQTVRLKYRANNGEDYILNLIDTPGHVDFAYEVSRSLAACEGSLLVVDASQGVEAQTLANVYQAIDNNHEIVVVLNKVDLPAAEPERIREQVEEVIGIDASNAVLISAKTGLGIPDVLEAIVHQLPPPREGDATAPLKAMLVDSWYDAYLGVIVLVRIIDGVLKKGQTIRMMGTGAKYLVERTGVFTPARINVDELGPGEFGFFTGSIKEVADTRVGDTITEDKRATAHALPGFKPAQPVVFCGLFPVDAADFEDLRAAVGKLRLNDASFSYEMETSAALGFGYRCGFLGLLHLEIIQERLEREFNLDLIATAPSVVYRLLLNDGSVKELHNPADMPDVVKISAIEEPWIRATILTPDDYLGGILKLCQDRRGIQADLSYVGKRAMLTYDLPLNEVVFDFYDRLKSISKGYASFDYHLTDYREGDLVKMSILVNEEPVDALSMLVHRTAAEKRGRQMCEKLKELIPHHLFKIPIQAAIGGKVIARETISALRKDVTAKCYGGDVSRKRKLLDKQKEGKKRMRQFGKVDIPQEAFIQALKMGD
- a CDS encoding Tad domain-containing protein, which encodes MPLFFLTLLPIISAVGFSVDYTSAIQTRSNQQQALDAALLSITTMDTTSTLAQRQTALQDSFIANGGQGTATLNNFVAGTTTAAATGQATATFSMPTIFMKIARIDSVPVAVVAAVSKPPALVNATFKISKVSGWWNKTMTLYGTQFGATAAKPLMSIEYTYNGFGDPKGYGTTNVYTITNNGGADIKTLVQSQVCTTARVNNFNNLPAGAITQTSGSTKYLTTCVDTMYPANGSGAAIDVSQMGGLSLQMYVPSGNPQYLTSDDASTSNRLYSGVDANSLVETATGTKVDIFAIVPCGVTSYQAWEDGGTTVPTPSSNADFFYNVTGKCDFNKRPSDTALTQ